The following is a genomic window from Malus sylvestris chromosome 12, drMalSylv7.2, whole genome shotgun sequence.
CCGTGTTGATCATGGTCTCGTCGTCCGCGATTAGAGTACCCCTGGGAGCATACGATCATGACCCCTCCTAGGGTTTGAAATGCTCTAACCTTTTGGTTGTTCTTGGTTCGAAATTGATAGGAGAAACGTGGGTTTTGCTCTGTTTTTGCGTTATCGTGCTCTCGCGGGGGCTTCAATGGCttccggatcaaatggcttggACTGTCTGGTTTGTGGCTTATGGGAGAAGTGTCTGTTGGTAAATTTTTGAGGGTGAAGATTTGATTTGTGCTACCAGTCAATGGAGTGAATGGCTAGGATCCTAGTAACTTTATTTTGGAGGGCATGTAACTTTGCATagtgagagtttttttttttctttttttttttaaccggtGTTATCTACTCTAAAGTCATCTCCGATGAGAAGAGctaaatgtttaaaaataaacaaaaatagcCTGATTTGTGGTATCACGCTGGCCAAGTGTAGCCCCCtcttatgtttttttgttttttagccGAGCTCCTTAGTTTCAGTAATTTATTCAAATTCAATAACTAGATTTGAAAATATCCAAATTAGTTTGattaaattaactaataaatttaaagcaCAAACCTAAAACCAATAAATTATTGAAAGGGCTATGTTTAGTCTGTCGGTTGGAAATGGTGTATAAGTATGGTCTGACactgttcatttaaaaatatttttttgtatgGATATAATTTTGGACGAGATTATAAATTAACCATTTCAGTTCGAGATTGTCTAAGGGGGAGAGAGTGGGCTTaacctcataatgggctaacaataatatggttcaaattctttTTTGACGAGATTCAAACATAAGATCTCTCACtcacaaatgaagagaaatattatTAGACTGTAGTACTGGATAATGAGAGTTTGATGAAGCAGCAAATACAGGAGGAGATTGGATTTGATGATTCAATTGGGGAAAGAGGTTGGCTTTGTCCACTTTGGGGCTTTCCttggtgaaaagaaaaaaaacaaaaaaacaaaaaaacaaaattgggaCTTCAAACAATCTATGGAACAGATTTCTAAGTCAGCTAAGGGCAATTTCCTTTTCACTTGAGACCCCAGAGTTCAAATCCTCGTTCTCTGTTATCGCTTGTATAAAGTCAATTAATTTAACTCGTGCCATACATACTAAAATTATAGTTTTGAGATATTTATTGACATCTTAGTATTTgagttttatattttattataaaaaaaaattgtcgtTCACAATGTGaggtttgtaaattttttatggcattcatacaaaaaaaaaaaaaaaaaactctttttcTGTATAGAAATACACCAATAAATTTGGTTACAATACTATATCAACATTAAGTTGTATATTAACTGCAACTTAACGTTTTTTATTGTTATCTTAGTATTCGAGTGTCATACTTTATTAAAGGTTTGTAATTAGTTCtaaatttatctttaatttAATCAATACAATGGAAAAACCAACTAGTTCTCTTTTCAATCTTGAAAGAAGTCACAACTTCGAATTTCCGACTTCTTCATAAAGAATTCAATGAGAAGAGGGAATTATtgacaaaaaatgaaaagaggtaaaaaaaaaacaattcctTTTTAATAAGTAAGGATATCAAACGTGAAATGCAAGTGTCACATTGTTTGAAGAGAGTGTAAtatttttcattctattttaaaatatattttaggtTTACGTCACTTGCCTctattttttggaaactatgGATGATTTTTTTTCGATAATTCTAGTATTATTGTATGATTAAAATTTTGGAAAATATTAAGTCTAGAATTTTTGTCAGAAGAAATGGATGTATTAAGGACCACTGCAGAAGTGGATGCAAGTGCACCTGCATCATGCTTGGATGGTATGTCTCTCTTGGGTTTGGGaaataaataaagatcaaaGTTGAGGTTCACATGTGTGGATCTGATGTCATTTTTATGTCTTCTTtatgtttttgtaattttttgacACGCGTctcttagtttttagttttttttttgttgatcttGTTAGATTAGTAACTGGTGCGGTTCAAACTCAAACCGTCATGTAAGAGCTCAACTCCTTTCCATCCGAGTTAGGGTTTCTAGATTTTTTctctctataaatattgcttATGGTTTAGTATGAAGAACAAGTCATTCATAATGTATTCTCTTGAGTTATGTAGCCGTTATGACAATCTTCTTTCAGTTAATGTTTTATTAGTTTGTTATTCTTCGTACGTTCGATTATCTGATATTCAACTATTGGATGGCTGTTTGATGCTTGTTttcctttaactttaatttttttattaattttatataacgTTTAACACTGTTAAATATAGAGTTAAGTTGAGAGACACATGTCAATAACTAGAAAAGAGACACAAATATGGGGACGTCagcagtggcggagccagaatTCTGAATGAGGAGGGGCCtttcacacatacacacacacacacacacacatatatatgagtatatatatatatacatatatatatatatatatataagtgtgtgtaaaaagttgaattcataacatcttgacatatgcaatttgtgtaagtctcacaaaactgaaaaaattctcttaaattcaatgctaagaagaaaaaaatgtaaaaaaccagacaaccaagtaagaggtaggttgtggaaggctaaagaaaatacaaagaagtagaaaaagaaggaaaagggggGAGAGGTCTGCAAATAAAGAAGGTGGGTTGCTTTAGAAAATTATAGGGTGTATATTACTGTTAGGTGAGAGAATCGAACCAGAATTGGGATTGCTTTTTCCATTCAAAATTGCACATCTTTTAAAACTCCCTGCCAAACTTATCATTTCATTAGACAGCCgaaaagatttaaaatcaatacaTCTTAACGACGTTATTTGCTTCATCTTTTTCCATGAGGTTCACACCTCAGATGACGTCAGGATGGGCAAGGGACTAGTCCCTTGGTGGCTCCGCCCCTGGACGTCAGATTTGCTACCATCTCCAAGTAGAGAGATTTTAGTGTACAATAATCAGATCAAGTGGATTGTCTAATTCACTCACAAAAGTAAGAGTACTTGTATGAGACTAATGTGGCATCTAAATACAAAGACTTGGCGCTTTGTGACTGTGATAAGTTAAACAGCCAATGCGATCCGAATGTTGCACACAAGAATTTTTCCTCGAAATAGAATTAGTCTACTTTTTAACAAAAGACTTCACATGGATCTTGGGGTCTATCTGGGTCAATTTCCAAAAGAAACAAGAAGCTTAAcaagagagggggagagagagagagagagagagagagagcaagttTTCATTAcctaaaaacaacaaagagaagattgATAGGCTTTTCGGATTGATAATATTGGGCATTGCCTTGATATATCAAGCTCACGTGAAAGATTAATAGGGTTGGCCCAATTTGTTCTAAAATTTGAAGAAGGTTGGATTTCTAGCCCACTTGTGGATacctcttcaaaaaaaaaaaaacacaacgtTGCATTtggatttgagaatttttttattttataaaattaatgGACCCATTGGTGGTTATTGGATCTGTAATTTGGAATTAAAAAGATGTATATCATTATAAATGGTTGAAATTGCCTGCTCAACTGCTTTTCATTTGTTTGCTTAATGAAGAACACTCAATTTTCCAAAGGGCCATGTTAAACATGAAAAGTAGTAATTATAATGATGTGCTAAGACTAATCTCAAAAAGGCATAGTTGGAGTTCCAAATTCTAGATTTGCACTTTTTTAGTTTGTTAATTAAAGTTTCACATGTAATGCTACCATGAAAATTTCATAATCAAATGCTAGATTTCAGGGGTTGTTATCGACACTTCAAAATAGTCATCAAATACATTTTTtctcaataaaaaagaaaaagaaaatggctGTTGACTATTTTAAAGCGTTAATAATAGTTTCCGAGGGTTACTGTTAGTCTTAGCATTGATTTGTTTGTGGTAGTGACACTTCCCCTTCCTTCTTTGAATgccatatcaatttcaagggtGACCAAGAATCAAAGAATGCCAGAAATTGGTCCCATCCTAACTGCTTGTAATGAAAATACTTTAACTGCAAGCTTTCTTCTTTGAAGTTGGACCAAAACAGAAGCAAAAAAACCCCATCATTCCCCCTCACTTATACGTAACCCCACTCCCTTCATTCACATTTCCAGCTATTTTTCCTCCCCTGCCAAgcaaaatctctctctctctctctctctctctctctctctctctctctccatattTCACTATTCCTCTTATTTGCCAAGAAAAAGATGCACATTCTGTTCAGATGGCATTGTCAAACCACCTCCTTTCACCTAATTCTCCACTCTCATTTGATCACACCCTCAAAATATATACCCTCTTATCTCCCTAACTTATACACCAAAACCAAGTCacaacatatataaaaaaaaaaaaatcaccaaggaaaaaaaaaacagaggaaGAAAAAAGATGGCACCCCAATCTTTCTTCATTTTGCTAGTCTTGTTTCTCCATTCGTTCTCATCCACTATTTCAGCTCAGTCTCCGGCAGCAGCCCCCGCGCCATCAGCCACCAACGTGACTGCCGTCCTCGAGAAGGCAGGCCAATTCACCACCTTGATCAAGCTCCTCAAATCCACCAAGATGGCTGACCAAATCAACACCCAGCTCAGCACCTCAAACCAAGGCATGACCCTCTTTGCACCAACTGACAACGCCTTCTCCAGCCTCAAGGCCGGCACGCTAAACTCCATCTCCGAGCAGCAAAAGCTGCAGCTTGTGCAGTTCCATGTGCTACCATCTTTCTATTCTGCTGCGCAATTCCAAACCGTGTCCAACCCTCTGCATACGCAGGCCGGGAACACCGATGATGGGCAGTTCCCGTTAAATGTGACCACATCTGGGAACCAAGTGAACATAACAACAGGGGTGGTGAATGCAGCCGTGGCTAATACCATTTTTACTGATAGTCAGTTGGCGGTGTATCAGGTCGACCAGGTGCTCCTTCCTTTGAGCATTTTTGGCACTCCAGCACCCGCTCCTGCTCCATCGAAGCCcgaaacaaaaattaaaggtGCTGATTCGCCTTCGGGATCCTCGGATAGCGGCAGCACTGCTGAAGCATCATCTGCAATGGGGGTAGAACAACATGGGATCGCAGCAGCTGCATCAGTGGGGGTGGTAGCAATTCTTGCAGCATTCTTTTTGTGATTTTCGAGTTGAACTGCTGTGATCATCGgtaccttttgttttgtttttgttttatgccTTCTGTGCCAAGAAATTTTGTAATTTGTTAtgatttgaaattaattggaCAATGTTCTTTGGAATAACCTCTTCCTCTCAACACTGGTATAACTTATGCAGTAAAACTGTTTTAACTAGAAGGCTTATTTACGGTAACACTTCTTAAAACTTAAACTCAGTCTCGGTTAACGCGTAAAACTGAAATATATGCCACTTAATTCCCAAAAATTGCTCTGATAATTTTCACGTCACCATCAAATAGTCACGTGCGTCATCATTCACTCatttttattgtaatttatCCATGCCACATCAATCCATATGGCGCCAATTACACTAAGAATTTGTCTTACCGTAGGAGCTAATTTTCACACACGCAACAATACAAGTGCTAAAATTGATACAGTAAAATGATTTGCAATCgaccaaaaataaaagaataattaaaaaaatttactaaTCATATCTGATAATACAGTTTAATGAACGAACATATTTCTgttgttattaaaaaaaaaatcactaaaagGATTCACCTCCTAAAAAGAACCATGCAGAGTCTGATGAGAAACCATTATCGAAAGGGTACATGGCAAAATATACAGAAATGGtctcatcaaatttcgtttCATCAACTAATATAAGTTCTAAACTCCTGATGTTTCGGAGTAGCAACGCTCAATGGACGAAAAATCCATGTAAAACCTATCAAACCTTTTGGGGTGGCCGTAAAATATCTCACTGAAAAGCTGTCAGCGATTAGTAAAACTGCTCTGGGGGCTCCTTTGGAGTGGCACAGCCGTTTATCTCTTGTGCAAGCATGAGAAGAGAAGGAGCGCGTTTTTGAGGGGCAATCAAAACTGGAAGTCAAAtccaccaccgccaccgccaGGAAAGCCCCCTTCGAAAGTGAATGTAAATTGctgtccaccaccaccaccaccaaaaggGTTAAAACCGCTGCCACCACCACCCATTCCCATTTCTTCAATATCTTCACCTCTATCATATCTCGTACGTTTGTCTTCATCACCAAGAACCTGAAAAAGGATATATACAAGAGTCAGATGGGTACGAGTAGTCCAACAttttggattattattattattatttttttttttacagcacAGAGTCAATAGAAAGGGAAGGTTAAAATGAGCTTCAGTGGGATCTACAGACCTCGTATGCAGCAGCAATTTCTCTGAACTTGTCCTCTGCTTCTTGTCTGTTCTCGACATTTTTATCCGGATGCCACTGCAAAGCGAGCTTCTTGTAGGCACGTTTAATCTCAGATATAGATGCGGTCTTTGAAACTCCCAAAATCTTGTACCAGTCTTTGCGTTTGCTCATCTTTAAGGCTTTCTCGGCTCTCATCAATGCTTCTCGAATATTCATATCCTGCATAATAAGCAAGCAATTAATCCAAGAAATTACTCATTAAAACAGTAGCTACAACAGTGTGAGAGGGGCATGTTACATAAATTTCATATTATAGACGTAAAACATAATGGCTAACCTGAGGCGATTGTTGAGCTGCTGATTTGAGATCTTCCACAGCTCCCTCCCAATCCTCTGTCAGAAGTTTAGCTTCCCCCCTCTGTAAACACAAAATAGTAAACAAACTTGAGCACAGTCATACTCAATACATCACAGTTCACAAAATACTAAACAAACGAGTAATTTTTAAACAATACAGTAACAATAAATACTATGGAACTGAGGAAAACAAAGGACAATAGAAGCACTAGCTAACCTGAACCAAAGCTTCTAGAAGTTCTTCATCAATTATAAGTGCTTCATTGCAACTGCTTAAAGCATCCTTTCCCCTGCCAAGCTTGACCAAAACTTTACACAAGCCAAGATGAAGATGTACATTATGTGCAAGATGATTAGGGTCCAACGCTAGGGCTGCCTTAAAGTCCTCTACTGCAACACGCAGCTTGCCCTTATTTACATTATCTTCGGCCTGCATAAAGAAAAATTGTCTGAGAGAGAATACCACACAATGCATCATATGGTGATGGTTCACATAAACTCTAAAAAGAGGTTGAGTAAGAAAATAGATTCGCTACTATTGCTGAACTTCTCACCATTCCACACCCCTcagggaagaggaagaagaaagttaGCACAAACAATCATTCAGACGAAGTTCGTTAGGACTTACACTTTTAGTCTTCTTGAGTAAGTTTTTCAGTCCAAAATACGCTTTCTTCAGTTCACCATGCTCTGGATCTAGACGGAGACCCTTTTGGTAATgcctaaaaaaaatattatatatttgtttatacAACTGTAGCCAAATTATAAAGACATTACTCAAAATAAAAAGGTGCCAATCAAACCTTTGGGCAACATCATGATCAGCCAAATAGTAGTAGGCACGGCCGCGAAGTAAAAATGCATCCAGATTATCCTCATCTTTCAGAATGTAACCAGCCTCAGAAATGACACTAGAATAATCTTTAGTTGCTAGCAACAATCTCACCTTCAATAATTTGGCCTGCAACAAACAATGCACTCAGAATTATGAGGTCACAAGAATACTGAATTTATAAAATCCTCAATCCTAACTCTCTAAGATCAACCAAAGAGCTGTTTGGTTATATGACAATAAATACATGAAATTGCAATTAAATAATTAACAACCAATATCGAAAAGAAATGGATGTGATTACCTTTGGGCATGCTGGAGAGAAAACCAATACAACTTTTTCAACATATTCCAAAGATTTTGCATAGTCGCCTGTTTCAAAGAGAGTCATAGCCGTATCTAGAGCGTTCTGAGCCTGAATCAATTGAGAAAGCTCCTTTTCTACAACTGAATCTTGTGGTTTTAGCTCCAAAAACTTTTTGTAGCTCTTCTCAGATTCCTCATATCTACATCAGCCAAAAAGCGCCTGAATCATATAAGTTTCCAATCATTAATTGGAAAGACAAGGGAGATGGGGATTTCTAGAGACCTTTAGAAAACTTAAGAATACAAGCTATATAAGTTATGATAAGTTCTCTTTTATCACAATGTCTGTCTCAACATACACCTACTGAAAGAATAAGGGGGTACTTATTGAATAAACCACCGAGTAAAGGCCAAACAACAATTTTGGTCTAATCAGCAGTATCATAGCGGCTGACTAGTGGTAGGCTTGGTAGCCCAGTTGGATAGTGCATGAATGGATATCGACAATAACCCATGGTTCAGTTGCTTTTGGCTTTTGAGCACACACAGACACAGCTGATGTGCTGCATTCTAGAAGCTTTGAGACAACGGACCTTGGGACAACTAATTACGCAAAGTAGATCACAAAATGATAGCTGCTAGAGTGTGTGATCACAGCAACCATCAAAGAAAAGGGGTTTCCGTAATAAGAAGGAATAATAGCAGTTAGGGAAAAGGTGGAGGATTTGTTATGAACAAACTAGTACCACAAATAGTAATTGACAATGCCAAGAAGGGAGGTCCGAAAGGAACACATAGTAGGGGAACCAAAAATATTCATGCATCAATGTATTTGACACAGTCAAAAGATAGCTGCTCAGTAACGTTCTAATTTTCTCTAAAACTTTAAATAGAAAATGACACATGCTGAAACAGTCTTCAACTAAACCAAAATTATTCTGTTAGAATGGTGATTATATAAAAAGTACCTGCATATCTGACGAAGAATGGATGCCCGATGATAATATGCTTCTGAAAGTGCTGGGTCCGCCTCTATAGCAGCATTAAGATCATTAAGTGCCTCGCTATAACGCTTCACCTTTATACTCTGTGAAACCCTCTCAAACAACTCAGCTGCATTACCCGGTTTTCCATCTGTACATTCAAGGTTCATGTTCTGTAAGCCATTATTAACACACCTCAACAAGCCACGGGTAGAACTCAACAAATTCACAACACAGCAGGCTAACAGGCATAACATCTCTGTCACTACAGTAAATCCAAACTACCATGCCAACTCCATACGACTCGACATTGTGTATGTATAAAGACAAGAGTTTACTCTAGAATCTCCATCTCCCAGTTTCATACTAAAACTACAGAGCATTCAGTCAACTTTCCCGTTATACAAGAGTCGAATGGATGTAAAATTCATGTTAGAATCGTAAAGTTATTGCCTTTTTCCACCAATAGGATTATAATCTTCAAAATGCCAAAAAGAATTCATCTAAAACCTAAACATTCCTAATGTTGAACATGTAGAATGTTGAACATGTAGCTGTATCACTCGTTCAAGTTTCAACCTTTATACACTTAATTAATGCAAATAGTACAAGGTTAGGTCCCATCCCATGTATTAAGATGATTCTTTGATTGACATAGTCCTATGAGTGCTGCAATCTAATTAAAGCCCAGAATACAACATTGTCAAACACAAAGCCGCCTCGCACTTTTCCTAGTACAATGGAAAGTGACAACCGACAGAGCCGTTGAAGAATCCAAACACAATAAATACAGCAGAATAGTTTGATGTCCGCTAAAGCCCAGAACACCAATAACTTAAAAACAGCCCAAAAGCAAGAATCTTTCAAATTTGGCGCAAAAATTAAGACAACCCAACTGAgaagaaaaacatgaaattcaacaaaaatcaATAGATCAACGCACGAAGAAATAGATCAAAGAGTGAGAGAAACAACATACCCAGAGCTGAAACCAGAGGTTGAAGAAGGAGGAGCTGGCAGACGAACACGAAATGCAGTAAGAACCCAGCATATATCAGCCCTCTCCAAGCCACTATATCCATGGCGGATGAGCAACTCCAAAccatcaccctctctctctcccctcccttTCTCTCACTAAAATTTCTATCGCTCAATTCTCGAGCAGAGTTTTGAGCGTAAATGTCTGCTAAGcgtattttttgtgaaaaaaatgcTTAATACAA
Proteins encoded in this region:
- the LOC126593766 gene encoding fasciclin-like arabinogalactan protein 11, coding for MAPQSFFILLVLFLHSFSSTISAQSPAAAPAPSATNVTAVLEKAGQFTTLIKLLKSTKMADQINTQLSTSNQGMTLFAPTDNAFSSLKAGTLNSISEQQKLQLVQFHVLPSFYSAAQFQTVSNPLHTQAGNTDDGQFPLNVTTSGNQVNITTGVVNAAVANTIFTDSQLAVYQVDQVLLPLSIFGTPAPAPAPSKPETKIKGADSPSGSSDSGSTAEASSAMGVEQHGIAAAASVGVVAILAAFFL
- the LOC126593765 gene encoding dnaJ protein P58IPK homolog; the encoded protein is MVWSCSSAMDIVAWRGLIYAGFLLHFVFVCQLLLLQPLVSALDGKPGNAAELFERVSQSIKVKRYSEALNDLNAAIEADPALSEAYYHRASILRQICRYEESEKSYKKFLELKPQDSVVEKELSQLIQAQNALDTAMTLFETGDYAKSLEYVEKVVLVFSPACPKAKLLKVRLLLATKDYSSVISEAGYILKDEDNLDAFLLRGRAYYYLADHDVAQRHYQKGLRLDPEHGELKKAYFGLKNLLKKTKSAEDNVNKGKLRVAVEDFKAALALDPNHLAHNVHLHLGLCKVLVKLGRGKDALSSCNEALIIDEELLEALVQRGEAKLLTEDWEGAVEDLKSAAQQSPQDMNIREALMRAEKALKMSKRKDWYKILGVSKTASISEIKRAYKKLALQWHPDKNVENRQEAEDKFREIAAAYEVLGDEDKRTRYDRGEDIEEMGMGGGGSGFNPFGGGGGGQQFTFTFEGGFPGGGGGGFDFQF